In Oryza sativa Japonica Group chromosome 1, ASM3414082v1, the genomic stretch GTCAGAAAATTTTCGTACCACCCTCACCCCTTCCCAAAACGATATATATGTCCAGGAGTTTCTGACTTTTGGGTCTACGAGCCTTGAGGAGAGAAGAATATCAAGTGCTACTGTACTATCAATGTTAAAAAATACATCCAAAAAGTTGCAaaagaaatatgaaaaaattcGGAGATGTGTAGgtatgaaaaatattaaaaaatataaaaaaaatcaaatcaaaatacTATGTAGGtagggaaaaaaagataaatcacaGTTGATTGGTAAAGTGACATGCTTGAACACTGTTGGAGCacaaatttattattatttttctcctACATCatattttaaactgatttttttgTGTGATGCTACATGTCTTAGAGCTACAcatctctgatttttttttacatttttttgcaACTTTTTGGATGTATTTTCTGACGTTGGTAGCACGGTAGCACCCGATATTCTCTCGAGCATTGAGCAAAGCAACCAAGCAAGCGGCAGCAGAGCGCGAGTCATGCGACCCACACCGCCCAAATCCTCGGAACGCAAAGCTCCCCGCTACTACTCTACTCTCCTACTAGTCGTCTACTACTCGGCCAGGTGAGGTGCCCAACCACCGCCGTGGTAGCGAGCGcgcgacatggcggcggcggaggtgaggCACCGGACGGTGGAGGTGGCAAGCGGGGTGCGCCTGCACGTGGCGGAGGCGGGCCCGGAGGACGGGCCCGCCGTGCTGCTCGTCCACGGCTTCCCGGAGCTCTGGTACTCGTGGCGCCACCAgatgcgcgccctcgccgcgcgGGGGTTCCGCGCCGTGGCGCCCGACCTCCGCGGCTACGGCGACTCCGACGCCCCGCCGGGCCGGGACTCCTACACCGTGCTCCACCTCGTGGGCGACCTCGTCGCGCTCATCGCCGACGTCGGCCAGCCCCGGGTGTTCGTGGCGGCGCACGACTGGGGCGCCGCCGTGGCGTGGCAACTGTGCCTGCTCCGCCCCGACCTCGTCACGGCGTTCGTCGCCCTCAGCGTCGAGTACCACCCGCGGAACCCCACGAGGAGCCCCGTACAAACCCTCAGGGCCGTGTGCGGGGACGGCCACTACATCTGCTTCTTCCAGGTGAACAGCAACCATTTAATCCCTTTTCTGAATTTTTGTACGACGCAGGCAGAACAATGAAATTATTGAGGTCCCCTAGCAATTAAGATTGATGGGTTGGGTTGCAAGTTAGTACTCGTAGTAGAAAAATCAGAGCAATTATGAAGCTATGTTCTTCTGTCCTAGCAACATTGATGGTTGTTGTTCCACGCAACTTAAAAGTGGTGAACAGCTGCTGTCTGCTGGAACGATTTTACAATCTTTGTTAGGACAATTAGGCGAGTGTTTGTCGGTGACGCTTGTGCGCAGCGGCCTTCCGGGGATGACCACTACATCGCTGTCTGCAGCGGCCTTCCCCCAATGCTTCCCTTCTGGAGCAGCGGCCTTCCACGAGCGGCTCTGCTCCAGTCTGCTCAAGGTTCAGAGGGAGTGCTGTCGCGGGTTCGACACAGTCGTGACCCTTGGCGCTTGGTCCATTTGGAAGGAGAAGAACAGCGGCGTTTTCAACAATTGCACACAGTCCTGGCTGACGTTGTTGCAGCTATGGCGCAAGAGGACGCCCTCTGGCAGCTTGCTCATCCCTCGTCGCCCGCGCTTCctagatacttcctccgtttcaagttataagactttctggcattgcccacattcatatatatgttaataaatctagacatatatatgtgccaagattcattaacatatatatgaatgtgggcaatgctagaaagtcttataacttgaaacggaggtagtagcattCTTGGTTGCTAGGTCGTCACGTTGTGAGCATGACTGCATGAGAGTAGGCTCAAGTCCTTGTTTtccatttccttctttttttttcccttccttttctccccgccccctccctctcatCTTTGTTTGGTCATTCCTGTAAATTTTATTCCTCTTAATACAAAGGTGAGCAATCCTTTTGagtatttccaaaaaaaaaccccatTACTTGTAGTTGTAGGTGTTCTTGACTATTGAGACTTCAGAAGGGTTAGATTTGAATTCTTTGCTCAATTGAAATAGATTACAACGAATAGATTAGTTAATTACAACGAATGTTGAATGACCTCAACATCCTAGGTAGGGAAATCGGAATGTATCCCTATTGCATTGCCAAGTTACTGGGTTCTTAAGGGTCCAAAGAATTATTGCTTCGAAGTAACCATGTTGTTCTCTGAAGACTGGCCATCCTTTGAACTATGTTCTTCTCATGATCCTATTGGGTAATATGCTTGGTAGCTCTAAATTCCAATATTATGCCGAGCTTAACATAACAGTAACTCCTGCTTGGAGAGCTATAACTATTCTTTTTTTATGTGGAGCTATAAATAGTTTATTCAGAAGCATGAGAGTATAGTCGATCTTGAAGAACATTGATGACTCCTGTCTCAGATATTAATAGCCTTATCTTGACATTCTCTTTACCCTTTTGGATATTGAATACAGCAGTCCATACTGTTTATTCAGAGGGAAAGGGTATCTGGAGTTTTAATCAGCTGTTTATCCTTGATAACAATCTGTCATCCTAACATcgttttatattttgtttgttgGAAATAATTATGCTTACAAATTACCGAATTATGTGTGCAGAAACCTGGAGTGGCCGAAGCTGAATTTGGTAGAGGTGATATAAAGTGTCTCTTGAAGAAATTCTATGGAATGCGCAAGGCAGCACCTCTGATTATACCCCCAGGCAAGACTTTATTTGACTCAATTGATTCAGATGGTACTTGCCCTGCATGGCTGTCAGAAGAAGACATTTCCTACTATGCCGAGAAATTTGAGAAGACTGGATTTACTGGAGGATTGAACTACTACAGATGCATAGACTTGTAATTCTCTTGGTTATACAGTTCATTGTTTTATTCATCCTTCATTGCTGTTAAGTGAGGAAAGCAACATGATATTGTTTAGCATTGTACAGGGAAAGTCATTCGAAATGCTGGCTCTAACTCCACTGAAACATGTTCTTTTCAAACAACAGTAAATTTGATATATATGGCTGAACTACATTTCCATTGGTGCCGGTGTCTTCAAGAATTTAAAATGAAAGAAGGCTTTTACCTGAGCTATTTTAGTCATTTATGATGTCACCCTCAGTAGTTTTCTGTTCATGCAGGAACTGGGAGCTGACTGCACCATGGACTGGAGTTCCAATAAAAGTTCCGACAAAATTCATCGTTGGAGATCAGGACCTTACGTACAACATTCCAGGTGTAAAAGATTACATCCACAAGGGTGGTCTAAAGGCATGTGTGCCAAATCTCGAAGATGTGGTTATCATGGAGGGTGTTGCCCATTTCATCAACCAGGAGAAGCCTGATGAGGTCTCCGACCATATTTGCGGGTTCTTTAGCAAGTTCTGATATGTGCAAAATCTCTTGGAGCCTGCTTGCTAATTGTACTGTAAAAACTAGAACCATTATGCCAGTACTGATATCTTCCAAATATATTGTGAATTTCAAAATCAAGCAGTTTCTGTTCACATGGCCGATAGTGTGTCATAACCAGTTTGGATTGTGGACTAAAGGCGATGAAGATTGAAGAATGGCTCTCCTAGGCTCCTATAAAGCTATGTGAtgttataagtttttttttttcgttgggGAAGCTAAATATTCCAGAAAATTTGAAGGAATCCTGAATTTGCTGGGATTAATTTCAACTCAAATTGAATTGTGTTATGTCCATTTAAAACTAGTAATGTATTATTTCATGTGAAATATAGCACAGAATAATAAACGTAAGACATCACCAGGGTTCCATACGCTGACCTTCTCATTTACCTCTTAGCTTATTAACtatagtcaaaatttaaattttcagaatgtaattttggagttgattttaggttttttttccaTCGTAGTATTGATTATTAATCGTTAATTATATagataatatataaaaattttactcacaAATTATTTTGGTTGCATTGTTTATTCTAAAGAGCTGATATTTTCTCCACTTAGAACTATACTCTCCGTTCcagaaaaaaattaacttctGAATTTTCTAAAATCTATAAATTTAAAGCTATGCTCagatttatactccctctgtttctaaatatttgacaccattgactttttagcatatgtttgaccgttcgtcttattcaaaaaatttttgtgaaatatataaaactatatatatacatataagtatatttaacaatgaatcaaatgacaggaaaagaattaataattacttaaattttttgaataagacgaatggtcaaacatatttaaaaaaatcaacggcatcaaatatttagaaaccgAGAGAGTAATTAAAAGTTGGTCTTTTTTTTACCGAGCGAGTAAAAAGCACTAGAAGCACAATCTGGGATGGGATTCTCGGCAGAAactgtcactgacatgtggtccCATTCTCTCCTAAGCGATTCCTGGCTGTATACTGGGGCCACGTCGAGCACCACCTACACGGGAGGAAACCGAGCGCCAGCGCCGGCAAACGGAGAATCCCGGCGGAGATGCCGAACCCCAAGCCACCGGCCGGTCGCGCCGGCGGAAACCACGACGGGGCTCTGCCTCTGGCCGGTTTCGCCCCGTACAACCAGATGCCTCCCCCAAACTGGCTGACACACCGATGCCGagcggccggcgcgcgcggcTACAAAGGCAGAGCAGGCAGAGGACGGGCTGGATTTTCAAacgctcgccgcggcgcgcgccgatcgatcgatcgatcgaggagGAGCCCTCtacgagatggcggcggcggcggtgcggcaccgcgaggtggaggtggcgaGCGGGGTGCGGCTGCACGTGGCGGAGTCGGGACCGGAGGGCGGGCCCGTGGCGCTGCTCGTGCACGGCTTCCCGGAGCTCTGGTACTCGTGGCGCCACCAGAtgcgcgcgctcgccgcgcgGGGGTTCCGCGCCGTGGCGCCCGACCTCCGCGGCTACGGCGACTCCGACGCGCCGCAGGGCAGGGACTCCTACACCGTCCTCCACCTCGTCGGCGACCTCGTCGCCCTCATCGCCGACCTCGGCCGGCCCCAGGTTGGTTTACGTTTACGGTTTACCATCCTTATTAGCAGTTAGTAGCATTAGCAGCATCAGTCCCCATTGTTTGTTTGATTGCTCGAGGGTGATTTGGTTGGTGCTCTCAAGGTGTTCGTCGCGGGGCACGACTGGGGCGCCGTCGTGGCGTGGCAGCTGTGCCTGCTCCGGGCGGACCTGGTGACGGCGCATGTCAGCCTCAGCGTGGAGTACCAGCCGAGGCATCCCCGGATGAGCGTGCTCCAGGCCGTCAGGGTTCTCTGCGGGGACGATCACTACGTGTGCCGCTTCCAGGTGAGCAAGGCAGAAAGAACGCGTGCAGTTACCTGTCGAAATTCAAATTTGGACggtcaattcaaattttggattTGAATCATAAATTCATAATTCAAATCCTTGTGGCCACCACTGCCTGCAGtgatctgaattctgaagcaTCAGCTATTGATGTTTTTGTTGGAAACGATTACGCTTATAGGAATTTTGATGCATATGCAGAAACCCGGAGTGGCTGAAGCTGAATTTGCTCGACTCGATTTAAACCATCTGTTTAAAATGGTGTTTGGAATGCGCAAACCGGCAACTATTATTCTACCCCAGGACAAGACATTCTTTGATGCAATTGATTCAGATGGTACTTGCCCTCCATGGCTATCAGAGGAAGACATTTCCTACTACGCTGACAAATTCGGCAAAACAGGGTTCACAGGAGGATTCAACTACTACAGATGCATTGACCTGTATGTCTCACTCTCATGGTTTCCCGTTCACTGCTTCGTTCATGCCGTTCATCGTCAGCCAAATGTATTGTTCTTGCAGGGATTGGGAGCTGACTGCACCATGGACTGGGGCTCTGATAAATGTTCCGATAAAATTCATCGTCGGTGACCTGGATCTCACATACAACACACCAGGTGTGAAGGATTACATTCACAAGGGTGGATTCAAAGCCAATGTGCCGAATCTGGAGGATGTGGTTGTCCTGGAGGGAGTTGGCCACTTCATCAACCAGGAGAAGCCTGATGAGGTTTCTGAACACATCTGTGAGTTCTTTAGCAAGTTTCTGATGTAAACGAAATCTGGTGGAGTCTAGTACATGTCTGTATGTCGACTACAGACATGAATTCCACGGTACTAAAAATCTCCAAATAAAATATCATGGCCACTTTTTTACAGTAAAATTTGTGTGAATTCTTTGAATCGTGATACTTCTTTAGACAACGACAGGCCCATGGTGTAACGTAgcgatgaaaacggtcggaaaacgtCTCAACCATTTTCAtgaccataatttttttttcaaaacggAATCGAAAATAGTAAATCTAGAAACGAAAACGATATTGAAAATATCGGAAAACCTGAAACCAACTATACTGACGGAAACATATCGGTACCCATCGAAAGCCGATAATAAATATTGGAAACACTAAACTGTAAAATCGCACACTTAACTTTGCATAACTATACTCCGCTTTCTTGTTTGATAAAACTGAAACAGTTTAGTTGAGTTTTAGCTTCAAAAGAGATAAAGCTGAAACTATAGCCCTGCTAAACGTTCCTGTAGATGAATAGCTTTAGctttgtgaaatgaaaattGCATCATTAGGCGGTTAATCAACCCCAATGCACAAGAGAAGAATTAAAAGATATTGCCGGCACGAAAGTAATTTACTAATAATAGTTTATAGACACGGGgagtcgaaaaaaaaaagacacggGTCAACATACAGATATGAGAATTACGAGATCAAATCAATGAGCGCTAATACAGTACAAGAATTGATCAAACGGCATGGATGTTCAGCttggcgaggcggcgcgcggcgagcacggcgtCCCTGCGCTCCCTGCGCTGGGCGACCTCCAGTTGGTGGGCCGCGTCGCAGGCCGGCGAGCAGAGCACCGAGCGGCGCATGTGTTTGggcacctcgccgccgcagtGTACGCACGCGGTCGGTGAGCTCCTCCTCAGcacgggcagcagcagcagcacagccaccacctcgccgtcgtcgccctcctcctcctcgacagcCACGGGGTCGCCCAGGACGCTCTCCATGTAAGGGAACCACGGCTCGTCGCCGGTGCAGCGGACGCAGTGGCGGCCGTCGTGGCTTCGGACGATGCGGAGGACGCAGTCGGCGGCGcaggtgtggtggtggtggcagagcGCGGTGGAGAAGGCCATGAAGCAGTACATGCAGTAGGCGTCCCTGGGGTGCTCCTCGGCGAAGTCGTTGGCGTTGATGAGACCGATGACGAAGTCGGTGATGGGCAGGTCGGGGCGGCGAGGGTAGTGCGCGGGGATGACGGGCttgccggtggcggcgtcgacACCGGCGATGGGGATGACGATGTGGGAGCCGAGCGGGACGAAGTGGTGGTCATCGCAGCAGTGGGAGCAGAAGGCGTGGACGCACCTGACGCAGTAGTGGTCTCGCCGGCACGTCTGCGACAGGTCCTCCAACTGTAGCTTGTGCTTCGCCATGGTGACGACCCCTGGATGGAGAGGCGGAGGCTGCCACTGCCACATCTCGATCTTTTTCGGTTGCACTTGCACTAATTGCTTGCGGATTGCCATAGTTCGACGCACGTACGCTTGTCTTCTGGTGACGGGTGGACaggtggtatatatatatgtccacaCGAGACGTACAACCGCGCCGATTCAGATTCCGATTCCGAACTCGATCAGGCCGGCCGGTCGCCTACTCGCCTCCCAATCGGATTCCGAtttccttttcattttttacGTGTCCCtaacatttttttattactagaaaaaaatgccTGTGCGTTGCGACGAGTGaagtttattttaatcttattattattgttatatggtttagttaataCGAAATTCAATGtgagagttcgcttggatatatatatttttagaaaattattaGGTGCAGTTAGTAGTCCGATCGTCttagttagcatgcgagtttttttaaacagatttcttatatgattccttctgtattatcaaaagtgaacgatgttaaaaccgacttaaatacggatatgtatttccaaaagcaaacgaacttaaaaatcgactcatacacagatgaCGTACTAAAAATAACagcaaaaacattttcaatttttataatactacaaaagatgcccgtgcgttgcaacgggtaaagacTTTTTGTAGTGATATATTAAGAGCTAAGTAATAAATTGAAATATTGGGATTACTATACactataattgaaaaagttaataaaaatcTTAACATTGGGATCGCTAtagattataattaaaaaaagttaatgaaaataTTTCCTGGGTTTTCGGCCGAAAGCATTCCTTCTTTTTCAGCCCTAGGCTAGTCCGCTCCTCCCTCCATTTATAGATAGCTGACTGGGCCGCCTGGCACGTCATGACCCAagcccggccgtgcctgggccaagGCTAGtcaggccggcacggcccgaccgacaCGGTGGGCCATGCCGTGCCAGTCCACAGTCGGCGGGCCATGCCGTGCCAGTCCACGAGTGGCATACACGGCCCATGCAcggtgttgatgcgaaaaacatacactggcctggaagatctgcttaacttccgtgcaggtccaaaaccttgcttttaggttcgtgagcgtgccagttgatttgatcctacaatcaacaagaaaaaaagacaagaaaaatcacggttaaatccataaaagatagccaatcggctagctgccgatgacatatcatttatctttgagccgatgtcatattggGATCGATCAGCAGTCATAAGTAAATAAGAtaagactaaatctactcgatctgTTGTAGATATTAACtgttgtagatattaacgatatataatccttctgttgatgtatatttaaaccaattgattgggatagatcggtcgtcatgccgagacagtataaatcacttagatcgaagtaTACATTAACACAAAGATTATAaacgtttatagcatagccgatcagatagatctagcatgtatcggctaatactccgataccactctatattacagatagaatatatcaaacaagaagcctaatatattttaatgcaataagatcttaatataaagggcggatttagcatatcaatcaagcatataggacgtaaagtagctaaatcaggtaagatcagctgaaaccccgatgctatctCTCTCTCAATGATCATAAAGCAAGCCAGATGTTACaattatagatattacttaatagatcgaactcaaccgatgaGCATCAAGCATAAAGATAAGTATAAGATCTAGGCAAGATGATAAAAACTATAAGAGATGATAAATACAtgatataatctagattaatagCAAAACATAACACTATCGGTCACTTCCTAACGATAAGAACCAGCCGATAACAAGTTATATAGTGCAACTAACAAAGATTACAATgtgtatatgataactcgacgaattacttaaacaagattagagtgtcgtaaagatggaagcactaatcccgataaCGCAAGCTGCCATGACAAGCTTACCTCTAGTTAaagatcgaatcgatgcagctcaacccgaaagcaagaactcgtcgaaatagaacaaaaaaaaagggtggcgatgcgccgataTTATATTGAACTgttgttaattgattacatgggttcggattctatttatacccgaaatacaaaatatgtccttgccggacacgacccctatctctaacaaactctaagatatcataagtctttgcgacagacttttgcccaaacttatctctaagaaaattacacgagacatcctaattaatagatacaattgcctatctgaTAGCTTTATCTCTatcgtggcaatcctcatgaagcataTTGATCGATTCTAGAAACAGCTCTGAAACCATCGTCAttggaatcggctgcatcacctCTATCGGCTGTCCTCTGTCCGATCCATATCAGCCGATGCAGATTCcagccgatgcatactctgttcttcgaatTCATCTCTTTGCTGAATCCGCCTCGATCCCAACATCAAACCTGGTTCATATCTTACTAAATTTGGTCGTAAACACACGGCCCAATACtactcgggccgtgccgggccggcccgaaggcacgatggtCCATCGTGCTTCTCCACAtaaaaagtctatttttcatcccTCAACTCTGTGGCTGTGTTCAAATGgctggaaaataagtctattttgtattccTCTTTTCTTTGGGTTGCCTTATATGGTtatataagtctattttgcgtccctatatttttttatttgatcgggCCATGCCGGGCCGACCCATCGTGTCGAGGATGTAGCCCAGGCATGGCCCGGCTGTCGGGCCGGGCCAGCACGGGCACGACCCAGTCGGGCTGTGCCGTGCTTGGGTCGGGCTGTGggcctcgggccatatggccatctatacctcCATTTGGTTTGCTTCTCTTCGACCCTACCATCTTCAACTTTCCAAATATGACTATCATCTTCAACCTCCCGAAGATAATCTCGTGCCCGTGCCCGTACGTTTGCCGGAGCAAATATCCCCATCAAATCCAGCCGAATCTTTCTCGGTTAGCCAAAATTGGTCGAGGGTTTTTGATCGATATCCCCTCGATGTACTCTTTCCGTTTTCCCCAAAATCAGAGCGTAAAACTCGAGATAAAAATGACCGGGGAAGATTGCCGTCATCATTAGCAACTGTAAAGCAGATATTAAATCCGGCAATTAAAGACGAATCGAAGGGAAAATCATGGAGAAAATGATGAGAGAGGAGTGGGGAATCGGTTTTTGCAATCAAATTGGAGGAGAAATCACATGATCGAtatggcggcggcacggcgctagGGTTCACCTTGGAAGGCATGCGGCGAACAGATGGGATTATAAACCggatgagaaaaagaaaaagcgcACGGAAGAAAAAACTGGCGACAAAAAAGATTGACGAAAAAAACTAAATGCGCCCAGGAGGCGCGCAGTGGACAGATCAGATTAATAAAacgggacaaaaaaaaaacctaaagcCTTAGCATGTGCGCATAAAAAACTCTTTTGCGTGCAAAGAACAACAGAAAAAATACTGGTGCCAAAAAAACAACGGACTTTTTTTTACtgggagattttttttcctttttctacaTGAGTCGGACAAgagatgatttttttcttttttttttactgacgacGACGGAAGCTTTTTTTTATCGCTTGTTAattcggacttttttttttaccttttttgagtcggacttttttttccctttttacaGAAGACGGGAATTTCTTGTTTTTAAGtagagatatagattaaaatcgaaacataaaattaaaaccgtttCAAACACGAATGACATACCATAATTCTGACAAAAACATCTTAGTAGAGACTAGAGATTGGCCCGCGTGCGTTGTCTGTGTAAGTCGTGCAACGCCCCCGCCGATGCTCATAAAGTCATGTCCCACGCTCATTAGCGTTGATGTTAATGATAGTGCGTATCATTATttgtttataatataataaataaattatgcgcctagcacccatacaaaatcatctatttttaatatgattttacttagaatttgttaaatagctatctcattgttttaagactttgaaagaccaaaatTTATTTTCCCTAATGttctaatttataatttttaaaatttacgtcagttgctaccccttacaTCTTTGTCACCTCTCCTTTAATTGCTTGCTCCATCTATCACtctttctattcattctccttataacttttaaaaattagagctaatagtttttagagtttattgtctcgttagatttcatttttatgatttttagaagttCCCTCGAACGCTGACATGTCCCGTGCTCATTAGCGTCAATGTTAAATATAGTGCacatcattaatttttttacaatataataaataaatgatacAGTAAAAAAGTTTTTGCAAATGAGTTCATAATTCTTGTATCTCTCTCTATCCCTTGCCCTCCCTCCCCACGCTGTCAGCCGATTAATCCCTCACCACGCCATTGGTTAGGCATCACCACCCACGCTGTCAGTCCTCTAACCCTTTTTTGAGAGgagttttggtgattaatgacaacgGTTGTTGGAACTAATCTTTGCTGTGAGTTTGTCCAGGCATCAAGCAATAAGGTTGATGGCTCATATGTAAGGATCAACTGATAGGATTGTGGATGGATGACAAGAAAGATGATACCTCACACATTAGAAATCAAAGAGAGTCAAATGTTGATATATAATGAGAATGCTTGGTGAGATCCCATCATGAATTGATGGACATGTTTGTCACGCGCC encodes the following:
- the LOC4327714 gene encoding uncharacterized protein, whose product is MAAAEVRHRTVEVASGVRLHVAEAGPEDGPAVLLVHGFPELWYSWRHQMRALAARGFRAVAPDLRGYGDSDAPPGRDSYTVLHLVGDLVALIADVGQPRVFVAAHDWGAAVAWQLCLLRPDLVTAFVALSVEYHPRNPTRSPVQTLRAVCGDGHYICFFQKPGVAEAEFGRGDIKCLLKKFYGMRKAAPLIIPPGKTLFDSIDSDGTCPAWLSEEDISYYAEKFEKTGFTGGLNYYRCIDLNWELTAPWTGVPIKVPTKFIVGDQDLTYNIPGVKDYIHKGGLKACVPNLEDVVIMEGVAHFINQEKPDEVSDHICGFFSKF
- the LOC4327715 gene encoding uncharacterized protein; the encoded protein is MAAAAVRHREVEVASGVRLHVAESGPEGGPVALLVHGFPELWYSWRHQMRALAARGFRAVAPDLRGYGDSDAPQGRDSYTVLHLVGDLVALIADLGRPQVFVAGHDWGAVVAWQLCLLRADLVTAHVSLSVEYQPRHPRMSVLQAVRVLCGDDHYVCRFQKPGVAEAEFARLDLNHLFKMVFGMRKPATIILPQDKTFFDAIDSDGTCPPWLSEEDISYYADKFGKTGFTGGFNYYRCIDLDWELTAPWTGALINVPIKFIVGDLDLTYNTPGVKDYIHKGGFKANVPNLEDVVVLEGVGHFINQEKPDEVSEHICEFFSKFLM